A stretch of the Salmo salar chromosome ssa20, Ssal_v3.1, whole genome shotgun sequence genome encodes the following:
- the LOC106581220 gene encoding LIM/homeobox protein Lhx1 yields MVHCAGCERPILDRFLLNVLDRAWHVKCVQCCECKCNLTEKCFSREGKLYCKNDFFRRFGTKCAGCSQGISPNDLVRRARSKVFHLNCFTCMMCNKQLSTGEELYIIDENKFVCKEDYLTHSNGKDTNLLSVTACSDPSLSPDSQDQLQDDVKDTEIANLSDKETGSNENDGENLGGKRRGPRTTIKAKQLETLKAAFAATPKPTRHIREQLAQETGLNMRVIQVWFQNRRSKERRMKQLSALGARRHAFFRSPRRMRTLVDRLEPGELIPNGPFSYYGDYQSEYYGPGGNYDFFPQGPPSSQAQTPIDLPFVPSSGPTGTPLGGMDHPLPGHHPSSEVQRYSDIMSHHPGDSPSPEPGIPGPMHSISSEVYGPSPPFTSLSLNGSGYGNHLSHAPSEMNEGTVW; encoded by the exons ATGGTCCACTGTGCCGGGTGCGAGAGGCCTATACTGGACAGGTTTCTCCTCAATGTTCTGGACAGAGCTTGGCACGTCAAGTGCGTACAGTGCTGCGAGTGTAAATGCAATTTAACAGAGAAATGTTTTTCTCGAGAGGGGAAACTATACTGCAAAAACGACTTCTTTAG GAGGTTCGGGACAAAGTGCGCGGGCTGTTCTCAGGGCATCTCGCCGAACGACTTGGTCCGGAGGGCAAGGAGCAAAGTGTTTCATCTCAACTGCTTCACCTGCATGATGTGTAACAAACAGCTGTCCACGGGAGAGGAGCTCTACATCATAGACGAAAACAAATTTGTCTGCAAAGAAGATTATCTAACCCATAGCAATGGGAAAGACACAAACCTTCTCTCAG TAACAGCATGTAGCGATCCAAGTTTATCACCAGATTCTCAAGACCAGTTACAGGACGATGTAAAGGACACTGAAATAGCCAATTTGTCGGACAAAGAAACGGGTAGTAATGAGAATGATGGCGAAAACCTTGGCGGTAAACGACGTGGACCGCGAACCACCATCAAAGCAAAGCAACTGGAGACCCTGAAAGCGGCGTTCGCTGCCACCCCCAAACCCACGAGACACATCAGGGAGCAGCTCGCGCAGGAGACGGGGCTGAACATGAGAGTAATTCAG GTATGGTTTCAGAACCGGCGGTCTAAAGAGCGACGCATGAAGCAATTGAGCGCCCTGGGCGCGAGACGGCACGCGTTCTTCCGGAGCCCGAGGAGAATGAGAACGCTAGTGGACCGGCTGGAACCCGGGGAATTAATTCCAAACGGTCCTTTCTCTTACTACGGAG ATTATCAGAGCGAGTACTACGGTCCAGGAGGGAACTACGACTTCTTTCCTCAGGGGCCTCCATCGTCGCAGGCACAGACCCCCATAGACCTCCCATTCGTGCCCTCCTCAGGCCCCACAGGCACCCCTCTAGGTGGTATGGACCATCCCCTGCCCGGGCACCACCCCTCCAGTGAGGTGCAGCGCTATTCTGACATCATGTCCCACCACCCTGGGGACTCACCCAGCCCGGAGCCAGGCATCCCGGGGCCCATGCACAGCATCTCCTCTGAGGTGTACGGCCCCAGCCCACCCTTTACCTCACTATCCCTCAATGGCAGCGGATACGGCAACCACCTGTCCCACGCACCCTCGGAAATGAATGAGGGCACCGTCTGGTAG